Within the Opitutaceae bacterium TAV5 genome, the region GCGGGAGGACGGAAAGTTTGTTTTTGAGTTTCAGGTCCACCCACTGCGCGGCTTCCTCGCCCATGTCGCGGAGTGGCTGGCGCGTCGTGGTGAGCGGAGGGTTGTAGAACTTGCTCGTGGGGTTGTCGTCGTAGCCGACCACCGAAATATCCTCGGGCACGCGCAGGCCGAGTTCGACGCAGGCGCTGATCGCGCCGTAAGCCATCGAGTCGTTGGTCGCGAAAATGGCCGTGATCTCGGGGTGTTTTTCGAGAAGCTGGCGTGTCTGGTCGTAGCCGGCCTGTTCGGTGATAGCCGTCGGATGATGGGCGACAATCCAGCCGGGACGCGGGACGATGCCGGCCGAGTCCATCGCCTGCTTCCAGGCGGCGAGGCGTTCCTGGTGGTCGACGACGCCGTCGAGATGGCCGCAGAGAAAACCGATGTGACGATGGCCGAGGCGGAGGAGGTATTCGGTCTGCTCGAGCGCGCCGCGGTGACAGTCGCAGTCGATGTAACCGATGCCGGCGAGG harbors:
- a CDS encoding alanine racemase, with the translated sequence MNISSIAKASGVSVATVSRVLNNESGVSEELRRKTLAVIEGKGYRPRENIRRGTRIAMVVQADAPSFENFFAQIFTGVSTYALEHGVETTLLYHTSGERDGEPQSLTELLRKKRCNGAIILTPLDPAEGRALLAARIPTVLVANRTDLAGIGYIDCDCHRGALEQTEYLLRLGHRHIGFLCGHLDGVVDHQERLAAWKQAMDSAGIVPRPGWIVAHHPTAITEQAGYDQTRQLLEKHPEITAIFATNDSMAYGAISACVELGLRVPEDISVVGYDDNPTSKFYNPPLTTTRQPLRDMGEEAAQWVDLKLKNKLSVLPQKVIHGDLIVRRSCALPRG